Proteins from a genomic interval of Clostridium sp. M62/1:
- a CDS encoding phosphoglycerate kinase, whose protein sequence is MLNKKSVDDINVKGKRVLVRCDFNVPLKDGKITDENRLVAALPTIKKLISDGGKVILCSHLGKPKGEPKPELSLAPVAVRLSELLGQEVKFAADPEVVGPNAKAAAEAMKDGDVILLENTRYRAEETKNGEAFSKELASLCDVYVNDAFGTAHRAHCSNVGVTQYVDTAVVGYLMQKEIDFLGNAVDNPVRPFVAILGGAKVADKLNVISNLLEKCDTLIIGGGMAFTFLKAEGKEIGSSLVDDTKLDYCREMLAKAEKLGKKILLPVDAAVAASFPNPIDAQIEVKNVSADAIPADMMGLDIGTESAKLFADAVKSAKTVVWNGPMGVFENPVLAKGTIEVAKALAETDATTIIGGGDSAAAVNQLGFGDKMTHISTGGGASLEFLEGKELPGVAAANDK, encoded by the coding sequence ATGCTTAACAAAAAATCAGTGGACGATATTAACGTAAAGGGAAAGAGAGTCCTGGTGCGCTGCGATTTCAATGTACCGTTAAAGGACGGAAAAATCACAGACGAAAACCGCCTTGTAGCAGCTCTTCCCACCATTAAGAAATTAATCAGCGACGGAGGAAAGGTCATTCTCTGCTCCCACCTTGGAAAGCCGAAGGGAGAGCCGAAGCCGGAGCTTTCTCTGGCACCGGTTGCTGTCCGCCTCTCTGAGCTGCTGGGCCAGGAGGTGAAGTTTGCCGCTGATCCCGAAGTTGTAGGGCCGAATGCAAAGGCAGCCGCAGAGGCTATGAAGGACGGCGATGTGATCCTTCTTGAGAACACACGCTACAGAGCAGAGGAGACAAAAAACGGAGAGGCATTCAGCAAAGAGCTGGCTTCCCTCTGCGACGTATATGTAAACGACGCTTTCGGTACAGCTCACCGCGCTCACTGTTCCAATGTAGGTGTGACACAGTACGTGGACACAGCGGTTGTGGGCTACTTAATGCAGAAGGAGATTGATTTCCTGGGCAATGCGGTGGACAATCCGGTTCGTCCCTTCGTTGCCATCCTGGGCGGGGCAAAGGTTGCGGATAAGTTAAATGTTATCTCCAACCTGCTTGAAAAGTGCGATACGCTGATCATCGGCGGCGGCATGGCATTTACCTTCTTAAAGGCTGAGGGCAAGGAGATCGGAAGCTCTCTGGTAGATGATACAAAGCTCGACTACTGCCGTGAGATGCTTGCAAAGGCTGAGAAGCTCGGAAAGAAGATCCTGCTTCCTGTAGACGCCGCTGTGGCAGCCTCCTTCCCGAACCCCATTGATGCTCAGATCGAGGTGAAGAACGTATCTGCAGACGCGATTCCGGCAGATATGATGGGACTCGACATCGGAACAGAGTCCGCCAAGCTCTTTGCAGATGCTGTAAAGTCTGCCAAGACAGTTGTGTGGAACGGACCGATGGGCGTATTTGAGAACCCGGTTCTTGCAAAGGGAACCATCGAGGTGGCGAAAGCTTTAGCTGAGACAGATGCCACTACCATTATCGGCGGCGGTGACTCTGCTGCAGCTGTAAACCAGTTAGGCTTCGGAGACAAGATGACGCACATCTCCACAGGCGGCGGTGCATCCTTAGAGTTCCTTGAGGGCAAGGAGCTTCCAGGCGTAGCGGCTGCAAATGACAAATAG
- the tpiA gene encoding triose-phosphate isomerase, with protein MARKKIIAGNWKMNMTPSEAVELVNTLKPLVANDEVDVVFCVPAIDIIPAMEAAKGTNIQIGAENMYFEEKGAFTGEISPNMLVDAGVKYVIIGHSERREYFAETDETVNKKVLKAFEHGITPIICCGESLTQREQGITIDWIRQQIKIAFLNVTAEQAKTAVIAYEPIWAIGTGKVATTEQAEEVCAAIRKCIGEIYDEATAEAIRIQYGGSVSAASAPELFAQPDIDGGLVGGASLKPDFGQIVNYNK; from the coding sequence ATGGCAAGAAAGAAAATTATCGCAGGCAACTGGAAGATGAACATGACTCCATCTGAGGCAGTTGAACTTGTAAATACATTAAAACCACTGGTGGCAAATGATGAGGTGGACGTAGTGTTCTGTGTTCCGGCCATCGACATTATCCCGGCTATGGAAGCTGCAAAGGGAACCAATATCCAGATCGGTGCAGAAAATATGTATTTCGAGGAGAAAGGAGCCTTCACAGGCGAGATTTCCCCGAACATGCTGGTGGACGCAGGCGTTAAGTATGTCATTATCGGACACTCTGAGAGAAGAGAATACTTTGCAGAGACGGACGAGACAGTAAACAAGAAGGTATTAAAGGCCTTTGAGCACGGAATCACCCCGATTATCTGCTGCGGAGAGTCTTTAACACAGAGAGAGCAGGGAATCACCATCGACTGGATTCGCCAGCAGATTAAGATTGCCTTCTTGAATGTAACAGCAGAGCAGGCCAAAACGGCAGTGATCGCATACGAGCCAATCTGGGCCATCGGAACCGGCAAGGTAGCTACCACAGAGCAGGCTGAGGAGGTCTGCGCAGCTATCCGCAAGTGCATCGGCGAGATTTACGACGAGGCTACAGCAGAGGCAATCCGTATCCAGTACGGCGGCTCTGTGTCTGCTGCATCTGCTCCGGAGCTGTTTGCGCAGCCGGATATCGACGGCGGACTGGTAGGAGGAGCTTCTCTGAAGCCAGACTTCGGTCAGATCGTAAACTACAATAAATAG
- the gap gene encoding type I glyceraldehyde-3-phosphate dehydrogenase — translation MAVKVAINGFGRIGRLAFRQMFDAEGYEVVAINDLTDPKMLAHLLKYDSSQGRYEGHTVEAGEGSITVDGKKITIYAKANAAELPWGELGVDVVLECTGFYTSKAKAQAHIDAGAKKVVISAPAGNDLPTIVYNVNHKTLTKDDTIISAASCTTNCLAPMAKALNDYAPVQSGIMSTIHAYTGDQMILDGPHRKGDLRRARAGAVNIVPNSTGAAKAIGLVIPELNGKLIGSAQRVPVPTGSTTILTAVVKGKDITKEGINAAMKAAATESFGYNEEEIVSSDIIGIRYGSLFDATQTMVSKVDEDTYQVQVVSWYDNENSYTSQMVRTIKYFAELN, via the coding sequence ATGGCAGTAAAAGTTGCAATTAATGGTTTTGGACGTATCGGTCGTCTTGCATTCAGACAGATGTTTGACGCAGAGGGGTATGAGGTAGTTGCTATCAACGACTTAACAGATCCGAAGATGTTAGCTCACTTATTAAAATATGACTCTTCTCAGGGCAGATATGAGGGACACACAGTTGAGGCCGGAGAGGGCTCCATCACAGTTGACGGAAAGAAGATTACAATCTACGCAAAGGCAAACGCTGCAGAGCTTCCATGGGGAGAGCTGGGTGTAGATGTGGTTCTGGAGTGTACAGGCTTCTACACATCCAAGGCAAAGGCACAGGCTCACATCGATGCAGGTGCTAAGAAAGTCGTTATCTCCGCACCGGCCGGAAACGATCTGCCGACTATCGTATACAACGTAAACCACAAGACATTAACAAAGGATGATACAATCATCTCCGCTGCTTCCTGTACAACAAACTGCCTGGCTCCTATGGCAAAGGCTCTGAACGACTACGCTCCGGTTCAGTCCGGCATCATGTCCACCATCCATGCATACACAGGTGATCAGATGATCCTCGACGGACCGCACAGAAAAGGCGACTTAAGAAGAGCCAGAGCAGGCGCTGTGAATATCGTTCCGAACTCCACAGGCGCTGCAAAGGCCATCGGTCTTGTAATTCCTGAGTTAAACGGAAAGTTAATCGGCTCCGCTCAGCGTGTTCCGGTTCCGACAGGTTCCACCACAATCTTAACCGCAGTTGTTAAGGGCAAAGATATCACAAAAGAGGGCATCAACGCAGCTATGAAGGCAGCTGCCACAGAGTCCTTCGGATACAACGAGGAGGAGATCGTATCTTCCGATATCATCGGCATCCGCTACGGTTCCTTATTCGATGCTACACAGACCATGGTTTCCAAGGTAGATGAGGACACATACCAGGTACAGGTAGTTTCCTGGTACGACAACGAGAACTCCTACACAAGCCAGATGGTTCGCACAATCAAGTACTTCGCTGAGTTAAACTAA
- a CDS encoding potassium/proton antiporter, producing MNGYLALIGAVIVICVLLNRFAQKLPVPSLLIFIGLGMCFGVNGILGIPFDDYQISEQICSVCLLFVMFYGGFGTNLKAARPVAAKAVLLSTAGVALTAGFVGLFVRFVLGLEWLESFLIGSVIASTDAASVFNILKTQKQDLKDNTASLLELESGSNDPFSYMLTVLFVSMMKGETVSVPLLLAGQILIGALFGLAIGRLAVFLLVKCDFYMEQGKTIFVFAVAILAYALPSALGGNGYLSVYLCGILMGNYALPEKKELVHFFDAVTGIGQMMIFFLLGLLVTPAQLPQVFVPALAIMAFLTLAARPLASAILLLPMGSGLRQIGVVSWAGLRGVASIVFAIYAVLGGISTQYNLFNLVFCIVILSLGIQGTLLPRVSKALDMIDSNQDVRKTFNDYQEESDVSFVKMHIYPGHRMVGLPLKELPIMPDFLVALILRKDQTLVPDGNTVIEEGDLLIMAAEQFEDRDNLSMKEINLERGNRWIGKTLREISTPRGTLIVLIKRNGETIIPGGDTRLREGDSLAVARF from the coding sequence TTGAATGGATATTTAGCGCTCATTGGAGCTGTAATTGTAATCTGCGTATTGTTAAACCGGTTTGCCCAGAAACTTCCGGTTCCGTCGCTGCTGATTTTTATTGGCCTTGGCATGTGCTTTGGCGTAAATGGAATTTTGGGGATTCCCTTCGATGATTACCAGATATCAGAGCAGATCTGCTCTGTCTGCCTTCTGTTTGTAATGTTTTACGGCGGCTTCGGCACGAATCTGAAGGCGGCCAGGCCAGTGGCCGCAAAGGCGGTGCTCCTGTCCACGGCCGGGGTTGCGCTGACAGCCGGCTTCGTAGGGCTGTTTGTGAGATTTGTCCTGGGACTTGAATGGCTGGAGAGCTTTCTGATCGGCTCGGTTATCGCGTCTACGGATGCCGCCTCTGTGTTCAATATCCTGAAAACACAGAAGCAGGACCTGAAGGACAATACAGCTTCCCTGCTGGAGCTGGAATCCGGTTCCAACGATCCCTTCTCCTATATGCTGACCGTTCTTTTTGTGTCAATGATGAAAGGAGAAACCGTCTCCGTTCCCCTGCTGCTGGCCGGACAGATTCTGATAGGAGCCCTGTTTGGCCTGGCAATCGGGCGTCTGGCTGTATTTTTGCTGGTAAAATGTGATTTTTATATGGAACAGGGAAAGACTATCTTTGTATTTGCCGTGGCCATACTTGCATATGCTCTCCCCTCTGCGCTGGGAGGAAACGGCTATCTGAGCGTATATCTGTGCGGCATACTCATGGGAAATTATGCGCTGCCTGAGAAAAAGGAACTGGTTCATTTCTTTGACGCCGTGACGGGGATTGGGCAGATGATGATTTTCTTCCTGCTGGGCCTGCTGGTAACCCCAGCTCAGCTGCCTCAGGTATTCGTGCCGGCACTTGCGATTATGGCATTCCTCACCCTTGCGGCAAGACCTCTGGCATCGGCCATACTGCTGCTGCCCATGGGCTCGGGACTTCGGCAGATTGGAGTCGTATCCTGGGCAGGACTGAGGGGAGTGGCCTCCATTGTGTTCGCCATCTATGCCGTCTTAGGAGGAATTTCCACCCAGTATAACCTGTTCAACCTGGTATTCTGCATTGTTATCCTGTCTCTCGGGATTCAGGGAACGCTGCTTCCCAGAGTGTCGAAGGCTCTTGACATGATTGACAGCAACCAGGATGTCAGAAAGACATTTAACGACTATCAGGAGGAGAGTGACGTCAGCTTTGTCAAGATGCATATATATCCTGGGCACAGGATGGTGGGGCTGCCGTTAAAGGAGCTTCCGATTATGCCGGATTTTTTAGTGGCTCTGATACTGAGGAAAGATCAGACTCTGGTACCGGACGGAAATACGGTTATCGAGGAGGGGGATCTGCTGATTATGGCAGCAGAGCAGTTTGAAGACAGGGATAACCTGTCTATGAAGGAGATCAATCTGGAGCGGGGAAACCGGTGGATAGGAAAGACACTCCGGGAGATTTCCACCCCCCGGGGAACTCTGATTGTGCTGATCAAGAGAAATGGTGAGACGATTATCCCGGGAGGAGACACAAGGCTCAGGGAAGGGGACAGCCTGGCGGTGGCAAGGTTTTAA
- a CDS encoding response regulator, with product MYSVIIVEDDPMVASINRQYVELEPSFSVKQIFKSGQDALSWLSREEVDLIILDYYMPLMTGQEFIDRLHSMGKAPSVIMVTSAGDSAIVQELLSRGVLDYLVKPFERSRFRQALSRFAQTRSCLDGSPELNQAEIDRLLSHAQPASPSCQTELAKGLSETTLTLIRNFLKSRPGELFSSEQIAEQVHLSRITIRRYMNYMLEIGEIVSSVDYQTGGRPSIKYTCSGHVL from the coding sequence ATGTATTCAGTAATTATCGTAGAGGATGATCCGATGGTGGCTTCCATCAACCGCCAGTATGTGGAGCTGGAGCCCTCCTTTTCTGTAAAGCAGATCTTTAAATCCGGTCAGGATGCGCTTTCCTGGCTGAGCAGAGAGGAGGTGGATCTGATTATCCTGGATTACTACATGCCGCTGATGACCGGGCAGGAATTTATTGACCGGCTGCACAGCATGGGAAAGGCGCCCTCCGTTATCATGGTCACATCTGCCGGCGACTCTGCCATTGTCCAGGAGCTTCTCTCCCGGGGCGTGCTGGACTATCTGGTTAAGCCCTTTGAGCGGTCAAGATTTCGCCAGGCCCTCTCCCGCTTTGCACAGACCAGAAGCTGTCTGGACGGCTCTCCTGAGCTGAATCAGGCAGAGATTGACCGGCTGCTCTCCCATGCGCAGCCGGCTTCCCCCTCCTGCCAGACAGAACTTGCCAAGGGCTTAAGCGAAACTACTCTGACCCTGATCCGGAATTTTCTGAAAAGCAGGCCCGGCGAGCTCTTTTCCAGTGAACAGATTGCCGAGCAGGTGCACTTATCCCGGATAACCATTCGCCGCTATATGAACTATATGCTGGAAATAGGGGAGATTGTAAGCTCCGTGGATTACCAGACCGGCGGCCGGCCCTCCATCAAATATACCTGCTCCGGCCATGTACTTTAG
- the aroF gene encoding 3-deoxy-7-phosphoheptulonate synthase — translation MIVIMKPTATDDNIKKISQQIESQGLDVHLSRGTEVTIIGVVGDKTKLKGINLEIADGVDKVVAVTESYKLANRKFHPEPTAVSLSSTQIGPESLTVMAGPCAVESFSQLLETAFAVKKAGARILRGGAFKPRTSPYSFQGLETEGLKYMKEARDATGLSVICEVTSPRAIEEAVKYVDLLQIGARNMQNFELLKEAGKTGLPVLLKRGLAATIDEWLNASEYIMSEGNPNVILCERGIRTFESATRNTLDLSAVPVLRQKTHLPVIVDPSHATGVRAYVAPMAKAAVAAGADGLMIEVHPCPEKALSDGPQSLTFREFESLMAELAPYAALEHRVI, via the coding sequence ATGATCGTAATTATGAAACCCACAGCCACAGACGACAATATAAAAAAGATATCCCAGCAGATCGAAAGCCAGGGACTGGATGTCCATCTCTCCCGGGGGACAGAAGTCACCATCATCGGCGTTGTGGGAGATAAGACAAAGCTGAAGGGCATCAACCTGGAAATTGCTGACGGCGTCGACAAGGTGGTAGCTGTCACCGAATCCTACAAACTGGCAAACAGAAAATTTCACCCGGAACCTACCGCGGTCTCTCTTTCCAGCACTCAGATCGGTCCGGAAAGCCTCACGGTAATGGCCGGCCCCTGCGCGGTGGAGAGCTTCAGCCAGCTTCTCGAGACGGCCTTCGCAGTAAAAAAGGCGGGTGCGCGCATTCTGCGCGGCGGCGCCTTTAAGCCCCGCACCTCCCCCTACTCCTTTCAGGGGCTTGAGACAGAGGGATTAAAGTATATGAAGGAGGCACGGGATGCCACAGGTCTGTCCGTAATCTGCGAGGTGACAAGTCCCCGGGCCATCGAGGAGGCAGTCAAATATGTGGATCTGCTCCAGATCGGAGCCAGAAATATGCAGAACTTTGAACTTCTGAAAGAAGCCGGAAAGACAGGACTTCCCGTTCTCCTGAAAAGGGGACTGGCCGCCACCATAGACGAATGGCTCAATGCCTCCGAGTACATTATGTCAGAGGGAAATCCCAATGTCATCCTCTGTGAGCGCGGCATCCGCACCTTTGAGAGCGCTACCAGAAACACCCTGGATCTGAGCGCTGTGCCTGTGCTCCGCCAGAAAACACATCTGCCTGTTATCGTGGATCCGAGCCACGCCACAGGTGTGCGCGCCTATGTGGCTCCCATGGCGAAGGCTGCTGTTGCCGCCGGCGCAGACGGACTCATGATTGAGGTTCACCCATGCCCCGAGAAGGCTCTCTCTGACGGCCCCCAGTCTCTGACCTTCCGGGAGTTTGAATCTCTGATGGCAGAACTGGCCCCTTACGCGGCCCTTGAACACCGTGTAATCTAA
- the gpmI gene encoding 2,3-bisphosphoglycerate-independent phosphoglycerate mutase, which translates to MSRKPTVLMILDGYGLNESCEHNAVCEARTPVMDQLESQCPFVKGYASGMAVGLPDGQMGNSEVGHLNMGAGRIVYQELTRITKSIQDGDFFEIPEFLQAVENCRKNDSALHLFGLVSDGGVHSHNGHIYGLLELAKRNGLKKVFVHCFLDGRDTPPASGKSFVAELEEKMKELGVGKVASVMGRYYAMDRDKNWDRNKLAYDAMTKGEGNKAESAEEAIQASYDSEKFDEFVIPTVITENGSPVGLIQDKDSVIFYNFRPDRARQITRAFCDDEFTGFAREKRLDLVFVCFTDYDETIGNKLVAFKKEVITNTFGEFLASHGKTQARIAETEKYAHVTFFFNGGVEEPNEGEDRILVPSPKEVPTYDLKPEMSAPIVCEKLVEAIKSGKYDVVIVNFANPDMVGHTGVEDAAIRAIEAVDECVGKTVDAVKEMGGVLFICADHGNAEVMVDPETGKPWTAHTTNPVPFLLVNADASYGLREGGCLADIAPTLIELMGMEQPKEMTGKSLLIKK; encoded by the coding sequence ATGAGCAGAAAACCAACGGTATTAATGATTCTCGACGGTTATGGATTAAATGAGAGCTGCGAGCACAACGCAGTATGCGAGGCTAGGACACCTGTAATGGATCAGTTAGAGAGCCAGTGCCCGTTTGTGAAGGGATATGCCAGCGGAATGGCAGTGGGACTTCCGGACGGACAGATGGGAAACTCCGAGGTTGGCCATCTGAATATGGGAGCGGGACGCATTGTCTATCAGGAGCTCACAAGAATCACAAAGTCCATACAGGACGGAGATTTCTTTGAGATCCCGGAGTTCCTGCAGGCAGTTGAAAACTGCAGGAAGAATGATTCTGCCCTCCACCTGTTCGGCCTTGTGTCAGATGGAGGCGTTCACAGCCATAACGGACATATCTACGGACTTTTAGAGCTGGCTAAGAGAAACGGGCTTAAAAAGGTATTTGTGCACTGCTTCTTAGACGGCCGTGACACGCCGCCTGCATCGGGAAAGAGCTTTGTGGCAGAGCTTGAGGAGAAGATGAAGGAGCTTGGCGTCGGAAAGGTAGCCTCTGTAATGGGACGCTACTATGCTATGGACCGTGATAAAAACTGGGACAGAAATAAACTGGCCTACGATGCCATGACAAAGGGAGAGGGAAACAAAGCGGAGAGCGCAGAGGAGGCGATCCAGGCCTCCTACGACAGCGAGAAGTTTGACGAATTTGTGATTCCCACTGTGATCACAGAGAACGGAAGCCCGGTGGGACTGATTCAGGACAAGGATTCTGTTATCTTCTACAATTTCCGTCCAGACCGCGCAAGACAGATTACCAGGGCATTCTGTGACGATGAATTTACAGGCTTTGCTCGGGAAAAACGCCTGGATCTGGTATTTGTATGCTTTACAGATTACGATGAGACGATTGGAAATAAGCTGGTAGCCTTCAAGAAGGAGGTTATTACCAATACGTTCGGAGAGTTCCTGGCCTCCCATGGGAAGACACAGGCAAGAATCGCCGAGACGGAGAAATACGCCCATGTTACCTTCTTCTTCAACGGCGGCGTTGAGGAGCCCAATGAGGGCGAGGACAGGATTCTGGTTCCGTCTCCCAAGGAGGTTCCGACTTACGACTTAAAACCGGAGATGAGCGCGCCGATCGTATGTGAGAAACTGGTGGAGGCTATCAAATCCGGAAAGTACGACGTTGTGATTGTAAACTTCGCAAATCCCGATATGGTCGGCCACACAGGCGTGGAGGACGCTGCCATCCGGGCTATTGAGGCAGTGGACGAGTGTGTCGGAAAGACGGTGGATGCGGTAAAGGAGATGGGAGGCGTTCTGTTTATCTGCGCCGACCACGGAAACGCTGAGGTGATGGTGGATCCGGAGACAGGAAAACCGTGGACTGCCCACACGACGAATCCTGTTCCCTTCCTTCTGGTAAATGCAGACGCGTCCTATGGGCTGAGAGAGGGCGGCTGCCTGGCAGACATTGCTCCGACTCTGATTGAGCTTATGGGAATGGAGCAGCCGAAAGAGATGACAGGGAAATCCCTCCTGATCAAAAAGTAA
- a CDS encoding cysteine hydrolase family protein has product MDKLKRLLIVVDMQNDFIDGALGTAEAAAIVPAVRKKIEEYQGEDCEILFTMDTHYENYLETLEGKKLPVVHCRKGTKGWELSPEIGEFEGRRFEKPSFGSVELARYVGAGEYESVELVGLCTDICVISNAMLIKAVLPGTPVRVDSACCAGVTPESHRNALEAMKMCQIDVK; this is encoded by the coding sequence ATGGACAAACTGAAACGGCTGCTGATAGTAGTAGATATGCAGAATGATTTTATCGACGGAGCGCTGGGAACAGCAGAGGCTGCTGCGATTGTGCCGGCGGTCAGGAAAAAGATTGAGGAATATCAGGGAGAGGACTGTGAGATCCTGTTTACCATGGACACTCACTACGAAAATTATCTGGAAACACTTGAGGGAAAGAAGCTCCCGGTCGTCCACTGCAGGAAAGGGACAAAGGGCTGGGAACTCAGCCCGGAGATCGGGGAATTCGAGGGAAGGAGATTTGAGAAGCCTTCTTTTGGAAGTGTTGAGCTGGCCCGGTATGTGGGCGCCGGAGAGTACGAGTCTGTGGAGTTAGTCGGACTGTGCACAGACATCTGCGTTATCTCAAACGCCATGCTGATCAAGGCTGTGCTGCCGGGAACCCCTGTCCGTGTGGATTCTGCCTGCTGTGCAGGTGTGACTCCTGAGAGCCACAGAAATGCCCTTGAGGCCATGAAAATGTGCCAGATCGATGTAAAATAG
- a CDS encoding sensor histidine kinase — MNFSNLNLFRIKNSVRRTHSSACKKKKKTTLETTLSRSFFAVSAVLLLLSLGITMYYDITRQRKEVDSTISGTAAYIASMPQVADMLQMGYPSESLRRDLDSLCRNTANLNVVLICDKNGLRFYHTDRNTTGETVTDGDEAAVLAGSPPYITTGYGSLGTQRRAFHSIQDDSGSIIGYVMASVFTAHLSDSQKRIVTLYLTVLAFMLLVSLLLSRGVVVLLQGRLMGHEPEELLDIYIRQDAVLGSLEEGLIAADPSGRVLFANQAASDLFCGSRTSGSLEGKQLSALFPDTDFSRLLSDDDSRSGAEASRELKKQPVQKIMSSGTDAEKAQESRVLADSFKTASVSGLISNVGSRTLLIKTIPIIRKDSMKGVLMVLNDRTEVLRMSDELSGTRATLDTLRAFNHEFMNKLHVILGYLQTGETKKAITFIMNSSLVSSQAVRETAERIRVSSICALIIGKMMHAAELGIRLSLSPDSICLEHDLLIPSEEMITVVGNLLENAVEELADPDNADRAIKEIKLSLFCRRDFNLIVCEDTGRGICRELAERICDKGVSTKGESRGLGLFLIKDIAERRRGELTIETEEGEGTVITLTFTQKENETCIQ, encoded by the coding sequence GTGAATTTCAGCAATTTAAATCTTTTCAGAATAAAAAATTCTGTCCGGAGAACTCACAGCAGTGCCTGCAAAAAGAAAAAAAAGACGACGCTGGAGACTACCCTCTCCCGCAGTTTTTTCGCCGTCTCCGCAGTTCTCCTGCTGCTCTCGCTGGGCATTACCATGTATTATGATATTACCAGGCAGAGAAAGGAGGTAGATTCCACCATCAGCGGAACCGCTGCCTACATCGCCTCCATGCCCCAGGTAGCTGATATGCTTCAGATGGGATATCCCTCTGAGTCCCTTCGCCGGGATCTGGACTCCCTGTGCAGAAATACGGCCAACCTGAATGTGGTGCTCATCTGCGACAAGAACGGACTGCGCTTTTACCACACGGACCGCAATACGACCGGTGAGACAGTCACAGATGGAGACGAGGCGGCGGTTCTGGCCGGAAGTCCGCCCTATATTACCACCGGCTACGGCTCCCTCGGCACCCAGCGCCGCGCTTTTCACTCCATTCAGGATGACTCGGGCTCCATCATCGGGTATGTGATGGCCTCAGTTTTTACCGCCCATCTGTCTGACAGCCAGAAGCGCATTGTCACCCTGTATCTGACGGTGCTGGCCTTTATGCTTCTTGTAAGCCTGCTTCTGTCGAGAGGCGTTGTGGTTTTGCTGCAGGGAAGGCTGATGGGCCACGAGCCGGAGGAGCTGTTAGACATCTACATCCGTCAGGATGCGGTTCTGGGCTCCCTGGAGGAAGGGCTCATAGCCGCCGATCCTTCCGGCAGGGTTCTGTTTGCAAATCAGGCGGCGTCCGATCTGTTCTGCGGCAGCCGTACGTCCGGCAGTCTGGAGGGAAAACAGCTGTCTGCACTGTTTCCAGATACAGATTTTTCCCGCCTGCTGTCCGATGATGATTCCCGGTCCGGGGCAGAGGCATCCCGTGAGCTGAAAAAACAGCCGGTACAAAAAATTATGTCGTCAGGGACTGACGCTGAGAAAGCTCAGGAAAGCCGAGTCCTGGCGGACAGCTTCAAAACCGCCTCTGTCTCCGGCCTGATCTCAAATGTCGGCAGCCGTACCCTTCTCATTAAGACAATTCCCATTATAAGGAAGGATTCCATGAAGGGCGTCCTCATGGTGCTGAACGACAGAACCGAGGTGCTGCGAATGTCGGACGAGCTGTCCGGAACCCGCGCAACCCTGGATACGCTGCGTGCCTTTAACCATGAGTTTATGAACAAGCTCCACGTCATCCTGGGCTATCTGCAGACAGGAGAAACAAAAAAGGCTATCACCTTTATCATGAACAGCAGCCTTGTATCCAGCCAGGCTGTCAGAGAAACTGCTGAGCGCATCCGCGTATCTTCCATCTGCGCCCTGATTATCGGAAAAATGATGCACGCGGCGGAGCTTGGGATCCGCCTGTCCCTCTCTCCCGACAGCATCTGCCTGGAGCACGATCTGCTGATTCCCAGCGAGGAAATGATTACCGTAGTGGGAAACCTCCTGGAAAATGCCGTGGAGGAGCTGGCAGACCCGGACAATGCAGACAGGGCAATAAAGGAAATCAAACTCTCCCTTTTCTGTCGGAGGGATTTTAACCTGATTGTCTGCGAAGATACAGGACGCGGCATCTGCAGAGAGCTGGCTGAGCGCATCTGTGACAAGGGGGTGTCCACAAAAGGTGAAAGCCGGGGCCTTGGCCTGTTCCTTATAAAGGATATTGCCGAGCGCCGCAGGGGAGAGCTTACTATAGAAACAGAGGAGGGAGAGGGAACAGTGATTACCCTCACCTTCACGCAAAAGGAGAACGAAACATGTATTCAGTAA